One region of Rhizobium sp. WYJ-E13 genomic DNA includes:
- a CDS encoding DUF982 domain-containing protein, translated as MEWNIYERFPPLVLMLGGREKYRVLRTLRDAAEVLIADWPSEDGEEYVVAVKACVDAITGQIDVSELQDAIRRAAAEAGIAILTVVH; from the coding sequence ATGGAATGGAACATATACGAGCGCTTTCCACCTCTGGTGCTGATGCTGGGTGGCCGAGAAAAATACAGGGTCCTCAGAACGTTGAGAGACGCCGCTGAGGTTTTGATTGCGGACTGGCCGTCCGAGGACGGCGAGGAATATGTTGTGGCCGTCAAGGCCTGCGTCGATGCCATCACCGGACAAATCGATGTCAGCGAACTGCAGGATGCCATTCGCCGTGCGGCTGCCGAAGCAGGCATTGCGATCCTGACGGTTGTGCACTGA
- a CDS encoding lytic transglycosylase domain-containing protein yields the protein MAAVLVSAVWAAAAPAISTAEPSAPEAACLYQGDAGDGQTLCIRKDHFNADLCAVMDRFAAIHNIPPAFFARLIWRESLFRPEAVSPKGAEGIAQFMPGTARLRELENSFDVVQALKASSRYLDELRLRFGNLGLAAAAYNAGESGLSRFLSSGRLPIETRDYVFAITGQTVETWRDSPPETAAPDLRDGMPFREACVALAETRQMNEPVLTGSADWAPWGVQLAAHYNPSVADRLFTVSVAKLPEPLNAERAVIVRQRGGNFGYRPRYAARIGRETRAEATKLCSTIRAAGVACTVFRNR from the coding sequence ATGGCTGCGGTGCTGGTTTCCGCAGTATGGGCTGCGGCGGCGCCCGCGATCAGCACTGCCGAGCCGTCCGCTCCAGAAGCGGCTTGCCTTTACCAGGGTGACGCTGGTGACGGGCAAACGCTCTGCATCCGAAAAGATCACTTCAATGCCGATCTCTGCGCCGTCATGGACCGTTTCGCAGCGATTCACAACATTCCACCTGCCTTCTTCGCCCGCCTGATCTGGCGCGAAAGTCTGTTCCGTCCGGAAGCAGTCAGCCCCAAGGGCGCGGAAGGCATTGCGCAATTCATGCCGGGCACCGCCCGCTTGAGAGAGCTGGAAAACAGCTTCGATGTCGTTCAGGCGCTAAAAGCCTCTTCCCGCTATCTCGACGAACTTAGGCTTCGTTTTGGCAATCTCGGGCTTGCGGCAGCCGCCTATAATGCGGGCGAGTCCGGTCTCAGCCGGTTCCTCTCCTCCGGCCGCCTACCGATCGAGACCCGCGACTATGTTTTCGCAATTACCGGCCAGACCGTCGAAACCTGGCGGGACAGCCCTCCGGAGACCGCCGCTCCGGACCTGCGGGACGGAATGCCATTCCGGGAGGCATGTGTGGCGCTCGCCGAAACGCGGCAGATGAATGAGCCAGTCCTCACCGGATCGGCTGACTGGGCGCCCTGGGGCGTGCAGCTTGCCGCCCACTATAATCCGTCCGTCGCGGATCGGCTCTTCACGGTATCGGTGGCAAAGCTTCCCGAACCACTGAATGCGGAGCGCGCGGTGATCGTGCGGCAGAGAGGCGGAAATTTTGGCTACCGGCCACGCTATGCTGCAAGAATCGGTAGAGAGACGCGTGCCGAGGCGACCAAGCTCTGCAGCACGATACGCGCTGCCGGCGTCGCCTGCACGGTCTTCAGAAATCGCTGA